In Streptomyces sp. ML-6, the genomic stretch TCGGCTACCTGGTGCTCGTACCCGCCGACCAGCGGCCCGCCCCCGGAAGCCCGCTCGCCGGGGCCGCCCAGTACGTGGTGCCGACCCCGGTGGAGGAGCCGGCCGCGGGCCCGGTGCGCATCGACCCCGTGCAGCGCACCGCCGCGGTGGACGGGAACCCGCTCGACCTCACCTACCTGGAGTTCGAGCTGCTCGCCCACCTGGTCGCACACCCCCACCGGGTGCACACCCGCGACCAGTTGGTGACCACGGTCTGGGGTTACGGGCACGTGGGCGACGGCCGCACCGTGGACGTCCACATCGCCCGGCTGCGGCGCAAGCTGGGCGCCGAGCACCGCCGCTCGATCCAGACCGTGCGGCGCGTCGGCTACAAGTACATCCCCTGACGGCACCGGGAACGCCTGACGCGGCCCCGGCCCGGCACCTGCCGGACCGGGGCCGCTCCTCGTGGCCGGCGGGGGGGTGTTGCTGGATACACCCCCGGCCGGGTGCCGGACCGGCTGACGCCCGGGCCGCCCGCCGGGTGAGACTGTCTGCGCGACGGGGTCCGGCACGAGGGCCCCACGAAGGGGGGCGGACCACGATGAGTACGGCAAGAGGACGGGTGCGCGGTGCGCTGCTGGCCGCCGGGCGGGGGTTCGTGCTGTCGTTCGCGAGCCTGGTCGGCTCGGTCACCCTCTTCGTGTGGACGGTGCTCTCCCTCGCCTTCATCCCGCTGGGCATCGGCCTGGTGACCACCCCGCACATGCTGGAGCTGGTGCGCAGGCACGCCAATCGGCGTCGGCTGCTCTCGGTCACCTGGTCCGACGTCCGCATCCCGGTCCCGTACCGCCCCTTCCCGGAGGATCTGCGCACCGGGTTCACCGGGCGGGTGGAGCGGACCACGCTGATGCTGAAGGACCCGGCGACCTGGCGCGACATCCGGTGGCTGCTGGTCGACATGACGGCCGGTTACGTGGTGCTGGCCCTGGTCGTCGGGCTGTTCGTCTATCCGCTGGAGGGCTTCGTCCTGGCGGCGGGCCTGTGGCGGGTCTTCACCGACAACCGGTACTGGTACGGGTTCGTGCCGGTCGACAGCCAGGCGACGGGGCTGGCCGCCGCCGCGCTCGGGGTGGTGCTGCTCGCGATCGGCCTGCGGTTCTCCGAGCCGCTGCTGCGGCTGCACTTCGTGATCACCCGCGCGATGCTGGCCCCCGTCCGGGAACAGGAACTGGCCCGGCGCATCGACCGGTTGACCGAGACCCGGCACGAGGCGGTGGACACCGCCGCCTCCGAGCTGCGCCGCATCGAACGCGACCTGCACGACGGCGCCCAGGCCCGGCTGGTCGCCATGGGCATGAGCCTGGGCACCGTGGAGGCGCTCATCGAGAAGGACCCGGCTCAGGCGAAGAAGCTCCTGGCCGCGGCCCGCGCGTCCTCCGCCGAGGCCCTCACGGAGCTGCGCGACCTGGTGCGGGGCATCCACCCGCCGGTCCTCGCCGAGCGCGGACTCGGGGACGCGGTACGGGCGTTGGCGCTGCGGATGCCCTTCGCGTCCGAGGTCGAGGTGGAACTGGCCGGGCGGGCGGACGCCGCGGTCGAGTCGGCGGCGTACTTCGCGGTGAGCGAGGCGCTGACGAACGCCGCCAAGCACTCGGGGGCGGACCGGGTCCGGGTGGACATCTGGCACGCGGACTCCGTGCTGCGGATGTCCGTCACCGACAACGGCAGGGGCGGGGCGAGGGTCGGGGCGGGGTCGGGCCTCAGCGGAATCGAACGCCGACTCGGTACATTCGACGGCGTCATGGCCGTCAGCAGCCCCGCGGGCGGCCCCACCATGGTGACCATGGAGATCCCTTGCGAGTTGTCCTAGCCGAAGATCTCTTCCTGCTGCGCGACGGCCTGGTCCGGATGCTGGAGGCGTACGACTTCGAGATCGCGGCCGCGGTCGAGTCCGGTCCCGAACTGACCAGGGCACTCGCCGAGTCGGAGCCGGACGTCGCGATAGTCGACGTCCGGCTCCCGCCGTCCCACACGGACGAGGGCCTGCAGTGCGCGCTGGCGGCGCGGCGGGCCAGGCCGGGACTGCCGGTGCTGGTGCTGTCGCAGCACGTGGAGCAGTTGTACGCGCGCGAACTGCTGGCGGACGGCAACGGGGGCATCGGCTACCTGCTCAAGGACCGGGTCTTCGACGCCGACCAGTTCGTCGACGCGGTGCGCAGGGTCGCGGCCGGCGGCACCGCGATGGATCCGCAGGTGATCTCGCAGCTGCTCTCGCGGCGGTCGCAGGACAAGCCGCTGGGCGGACTCACCCCGCGCGAGCTGGAGGTCATGGAGCTGATGGCCCAGGGCCGTTCGAACATGGCGATCGCCGCGCAACTGGTGATCACGGAGCGGGCGGTGGCCAAGCACACCTCGAACATCTTCGGGAAGCTCGCCCTGCCGCCGTCCGACGACGACAACCGCAGGGTCCTCGCGGTGCTCGCCTATCTGGACCGGGGCTGATCCCGGCCGGACGCGCTGAACCGTACGGCCCACGAGGCCCCGCCCACGCGTCGTGGGGGCCGAACGGCTGGATCGGAACAAACCGCCGCCCGCCCCGTTGCCCGCCCCCTCACCCGTCATTAACGTGCGCACCGCACACGCCTGTTGTCGCATGCACCACCATGAACAACACCGAGGAGTGCGGACCGTGACGGAACCTTCCCTGCCCATCAGCTCCTCCCGCCCCATCAGCTCCTCCCGCGCCTCCGGCCCGTCCCGTTCCTTCGGCCCGCCCCGGCTCACGAGACGTGCGCTGCTGGGCGCGGCCGGAGCCGCCGGGGCCGTTGCCGCCGTCGGCGCCGCCCCGCGTCCGCCGTCGCCGCGCCGTCCGCCCCCGCCCGGGACCTCGCCCCCGCGCACGACGCGCTCCGCCGGCTGCTGCCGGACCACGCGGACCAGTTCCGTCTGCGCGCCCTCCCCCGGGGCGAGGGCGCGCAGGCCCCCGACCGGTTCCGGGTCACCGGCTCCACCGGCCGGATCGAGATCGCCGCGACCACGCCGGCCGCCGCGCTGACGGGGGCGCACTGGTACCTCAAGTACACCTGCGACGCCGTCGTCTCGTGGGCCGGCAGCCGTACCGCGCTGCCCCGTCGGCTGCCCGCACCCCGCACCCCCGTGGAGCGCTCCGCGACCGTGCCGCACCGCTTCGCGCTCAACGACACCCACGACGGCTACACCGCCCCGTACGCCGACTGGCCGCGCTGGGAGCGGATGCTCGACGTCCTGGCCCTGCACGGCTGCAACGAGGTCCTGGTGACCGCCGGCCAGGAGGCCGTCTACCACCGGCTGCTCCAGGACTTCGGCTACGACGACGCCGAGGCCCGCGCCTGGCTGCCCGCCCCCTCCCACCAGCCGTGGTGGCTGCTCCAGAACATGAGCGGATACGGCGGCCCGCTCGGCACCGGGCTGATCGACCGGCGTGCCGCCCTGGGGCGGAGCATCGCCGACCGGATGCGGGAACTGGGCA encodes the following:
- a CDS encoding winged helix-turn-helix transcriptional regulator, translating into MANTRTFSASAAATAAPAAPAAATPSARPFPPQRHRLRAVDPDEVARPAAVADFLPPGATWLPAPQHTVPALPGRPPMIGYLVLVPADQRPAPGSPLAGAAQYVVPTPVEEPAAGPVRIDPVQRTAAVDGNPLDLTYLEFELLAHLVAHPHRVHTRDQLVTTVWGYGHVGDGRTVDVHIARLRRKLGAEHRRSIQTVRRVGYKYIP
- a CDS encoding sensor domain-containing protein, which codes for MSTARGRVRGALLAAGRGFVLSFASLVGSVTLFVWTVLSLAFIPLGIGLVTTPHMLELVRRHANRRRLLSVTWSDVRIPVPYRPFPEDLRTGFTGRVERTTLMLKDPATWRDIRWLLVDMTAGYVVLALVVGLFVYPLEGFVLAAGLWRVFTDNRYWYGFVPVDSQATGLAAAALGVVLLAIGLRFSEPLLRLHFVITRAMLAPVREQELARRIDRLTETRHEAVDTAASELRRIERDLHDGAQARLVAMGMSLGTVEALIEKDPAQAKKLLAAARASSAEALTELRDLVRGIHPPVLAERGLGDAVRALALRMPFASEVEVELAGRADAAVESAAYFAVSEALTNAAKHSGADRVRVDIWHADSVLRMSVTDNGRGGARVGAGSGLSGIERRLGTFDGVMAVSSPAGGPTMVTMEIPCELS
- a CDS encoding response regulator transcription factor — its product is MRVVLAEDLFLLRDGLVRMLEAYDFEIAAAVESGPELTRALAESEPDVAIVDVRLPPSHTDEGLQCALAARRARPGLPVLVLSQHVEQLYARELLADGNGGIGYLLKDRVFDADQFVDAVRRVAAGGTAMDPQVISQLLSRRSQDKPLGGLTPRELEVMELMAQGRSNMAIAAQLVITERAVAKHTSNIFGKLALPPSDDDNRRVLAVLAYLDRG